From Calothrix sp. PCC 6303, a single genomic window includes:
- a CDS encoding filamentous hemagglutinin N-terminal domain-containing protein has product MKVTWAGFSLISGVLACGIYSTSVNAQVIPDGTLKTTVLENGNNFTITEGNRVGNNLFHSFSQFSIPSKGSAFFNNASDIQNIFSRVTGGSVSNIDGLIKANGSANLFLLNPSGMIFGQNASLNIGGSFVGTTANSIKFADGIEFSAVNPTGTPLLTMSVPIGLQMGTNSGNIQLQGKGHQLTGGGFTPVIRDNNQSTLEVNSGQAIALVGQNVTLSGGVLTAENGRVEVGAVKAGTVNINSTSSDFQLDYTNIESFGDIQLVNQSLLDASGLTSRGIQLQGNNISLKDGSAALIQTVGSQEPNIISVDAKGVLDLSGDVRIAPDLGIVTGVISSRLMTENLGLGKGADIDIYAGDLHLNDGGFVLGRTYGFDSGGNINVNVARDIQINRVAQLNPVLNSGVLTTNFSPKKSGNVNITASNIKITDGGLINTTNFAQGDSGNVNLNVAGTIEVKGVESRNLSPSNIGSTVFGKGNGGSLNLNTSRLIVENGASVTTSTFSSGAGDKITINASKSIEVRGRSPNGERPSSITASAPIFPITFRQTFRLPDLPTGNASSLTINTPTLLIDNGARVAVNNEGSGNGGILNINANSLRLDNKGQIIANTASGEGGNINLNLKSDLILRNNSLISTEAKGTRNGGNITINAPIILGLENSDMIANAFKGKGGNIEIRTQDIIGLEFRDTLTPTKDLTNDITASSEFNVNGTIRINNVGVDPNSGLIELPENVTDPSQQIASGCSTNQGSSFVATGKGGIPQNPSLDVRSDTSAGLYSLRTWSDIRDISAFRTTQSVQAQIPKLPETLVQATAWYRNAQGKIELVVDKSSNQVQQLTCAAISQN; this is encoded by the coding sequence ATGAAAGTAACTTGGGCTGGGTTTAGTTTAATTAGTGGAGTATTAGCCTGTGGGATTTACAGCACTTCGGTTAACGCTCAAGTAATTCCCGATGGAACTTTAAAAACAACCGTCTTAGAAAATGGTAATAACTTCACCATCACTGAGGGAAATCGGGTTGGTAATAATCTATTTCACAGTTTCAGTCAATTTTCAATACCCAGCAAAGGTTCTGCATTCTTTAACAACGCTTCAGACATTCAAAATATTTTTAGTCGTGTGACTGGTGGTAGTGTTTCCAATATTGACGGTTTAATTAAGGCAAACGGTAGCGCAAATTTATTTTTGCTCAATCCGAGTGGAATGATATTTGGACAAAATGCCTCCTTGAATATAGGTGGTTCCTTTGTGGGAACAACCGCGAATAGTATCAAGTTTGCCGATGGGATTGAATTTAGTGCGGTGAATCCCACGGGTACACCGTTGTTGACGATGAGCGTGCCTATTGGCTTACAAATGGGCACAAATTCAGGAAACATTCAATTACAAGGAAAGGGACATCAATTGACAGGAGGAGGATTCACCCCTGTAATTCGGGATAATAACCAATCAACCTTAGAAGTGAATTCCGGACAAGCGATCGCATTAGTTGGGCAAAATGTCACTTTGTCAGGTGGGGTTTTAACTGCTGAAAATGGCAGAGTTGAAGTAGGTGCAGTCAAAGCAGGCACAGTTAATATTAATTCCACATCCTCAGATTTTCAATTGGATTATACAAATATTGAGAGTTTTGGAGATATTCAACTTGTAAATCAGTCTTTACTAGATGCAAGTGGATTAACTAGTCGTGGAATTCAATTACAAGGGAACAATATTAGTCTGAAAGATGGTTCTGCTGCCTTGATTCAAACTGTGGGAAGCCAAGAACCTAATATTATTAGCGTTGATGCAAAAGGTGTTTTAGACCTTTCTGGAGATGTGAGAATAGCGCCAGATTTAGGAATTGTTACAGGAGTTATTTCTAGTCGCTTGATGACTGAAAATCTAGGTTTAGGGAAAGGTGCTGATATTGATATTTATGCCGGAGATTTACATCTAAATGACGGAGGTTTTGTCCTGGGAAGAACTTATGGTTTTGACTCTGGAGGTAATATTAATGTAAATGTTGCCAGAGATATTCAAATTAATCGTGTAGCACAGCTAAATCCGGTTCTTAATAGTGGAGTTTTGACCACTAACTTTAGCCCGAAAAAATCTGGCAATGTGAACATCACTGCATCGAATATAAAAATTACAGATGGCGGCTTAATTAATACTACCAATTTTGCACAAGGTGATAGTGGCAACGTCAATCTGAATGTTGCTGGAACTATAGAAGTTAAGGGTGTAGAGTCAAGAAATTTATCTCCTTCTAATATTGGATCAACTGTATTTGGCAAAGGTAATGGTGGTTCTTTGAATCTCAATACATCCAGACTGATTGTAGAGAATGGAGCAAGTGTTACTACTTCAACCTTCAGTAGTGGTGCTGGTGACAAAATAACCATTAATGCTTCCAAATCAATAGAAGTTAGGGGTCGTAGTCCAAATGGTGAACGACCAAGCAGTATTACCGCATCAGCTCCAATTTTTCCAATAACTTTTCGCCAAACATTTAGACTTCCTGATCTCCCTACTGGAAATGCTAGCAGTTTAACCATTAACACTCCTACATTGCTAATAGATAATGGAGCAAGAGTTGCTGTTAATAATGAAGGATCGGGAAATGGCGGAATTTTAAATATCAATGCCAATTCTTTACGACTCGACAACAAGGGTCAAATAATTGCTAATACTGCTTCTGGGGAAGGTGGTAACATCAACCTAAATCTCAAATCTGACTTGATTTTACGAAACAACAGCCTCATTTCGACAGAAGCTAAAGGAACTAGGAACGGTGGCAACATCACTATTAATGCTCCCATAATTTTGGGGTTAGAAAACAGCGATATGATTGCCAATGCATTTAAAGGCAAGGGTGGCAATATTGAAATTAGAACTCAAGATATTATTGGTTTAGAATTCCGCGATACCCTCACCCCTACGAAAGACCTTACTAACGATATTACTGCTAGTTCCGAATTTAATGTTAATGGCACAATCCGAATTAATAATGTTGGCGTTGACCCCAATTCTGGTTTAATTGAGTTACCTGAAAATGTCACCGATCCATCGCAACAAATAGCTAGTGGTTGTTCTACAAATCAAGGTAGTAGTTTTGTCGCCACAGGAAAAGGGGGAATACCGCAAAATCCAAGTCTTGATGTGAGGAGCGATACCTCCGCTGGGCTATATAGCCTACGCACTTGGTCGGATATCCGTGACATCTCGGCATTCCGCACAACTCAGTCAGTACAAGCCCAAATTCCTAAATTACCAGAAACCCTCGTTCAAGCCACTGCTTGGTATCGTAATGCACAGGGAAAAATTGAATTAGTTGTAGATAAATCTTCTAACCAAGTACAACAATTAACCTGTGCTGCAATTTCTCAAAATTGA
- a CDS encoding PAS domain S-box protein: protein MLNLESAILRHPSVVSSDTIVLSAVEKMSGIKDSMPDDKPASCVVVLEAEKVLSVFTERDVIRLVAQQQPIAQLTMREVLTQPPITLPESALEDLAATIDFLQQQQITHLPIVNEQQQLRGLVTYDGLKKLQAECTRTANNSELTSEISYASLVAATPVGILHTNLEGICTYANDRYCEIIGIEPTTLMGQPWYQGYSPEDMERITQEFEQSLRENRPMRIEYRIQRPDGAERWVFGQSVMERDATGQPIGYVGTITDISDRKRTEFLLESQNTILEQIAKAEPIRRILTNLLRDIESYISGSSCSIMLCRDGWLCDTVAPSLPQEYVASIAQIPIGDGSGTCGTAAYRREMVIANDIEQDPLWQDYRHLALPHGLRASWSVPILGSDENLLGVFAIYYRQPQEPLFLDIETVGKAANLAGIAIEREQATQALQHLNEELESRIQQRTQELQEREQFLQTVLDTFPLSIFWKDRNSVYLGCNRHFLRDANVTSVEMVIGKTDYEMPWGETEAELYRQDDRTVISTETAKLGIVEPQYQADGQQIWLETNKLPLRNLQGEVVGVLGTYQDISDRKNIEKQLILQQNHLEALLNNLPHIAWIKDEQSRFIAVNQPFAQVCGSTPEALVGKTDYDIWPAELAQGYRDDDFQVLQSRQRKVVEERIALADGEMGWLETTKTPFRDADGNLAGTVGIAADITNRKTAELALIESERRYASLAAASPVAIYRMDDQLNCTYVNECWSTMTGRPMESALGRGWIEAIHPDDRPNLAQTWAEVNKQGRPDQITLNTWTGRHLRPDGTINWFYVQTAREFDDSGHVIGHVGTLTDITDRKIAELALAESQAQFHRMTESIPGMIYQYVLHPDGTDELTYVSSHIRQIFEVEPEDAVSDSTQVWGKIHPDDVPWLWEKIQTCAENLEPFICEYRLLLPRHGLRWVHNSSSIERLDNGDVVWDGVVLDCTESKQAEQQLNSLSERLELALKGAKVGIWEWDVMGDRLIWDDRMYSLYGIAPEDFSGHYDDWIKRVHPDDRKRVLMEQDQALKGDRNTDSEFRVIHPDGTIRFLSSSALVQKNDRGEIQRAIGLNFDITDRKQAEIELQNSQSQFRRLTENVPGIIYQFVLHPDGRDTVTYISPQVVEIGEVSVELVMQDSAYLWEKIHPDDIPIIQAKIMESAQSLSPFLSEHRLVTSSGQKFVKVISMPYRQDDGAVVWDGIIVDITDRKAAELQLQQTNEELIRATRLKDEFLANMSHELRTPLNAILGMTEGLQDQVFGGLNDRQLKALKTVEKSSNHLLALINDILDVAKIEAGQIGLDCLATNITNLCHSSLAFIKQQAYNKRIQLDLKIPPHLPDISIDERRIRQVLINLLNNAVKFTPDGGQITLQVDYIQQQINTVSDRYSEGDTLEISVIDTGIGIAPEDINKLFQPFVQIDSSLNRRYEGTGLGLALVKQLVELHGGQVHLTSEVGVGSCFRVILPANPTAIAPSNTTTQAEMQESDRISLPVILLVEDNEANISTITSYLTAKGYQIFVANDGQMALDLLQDVDPDLILMDIQMPGMDGIEAIQQIRQQPNFQKTPIIALTALAMMGDRDRCLAAGADEYLTKPVILKQLAAQINQWMKNNTNLKKQCDR, encoded by the coding sequence GCAGCAGCAACTTAGGGGACTTGTCACCTACGATGGCTTGAAGAAATTACAAGCTGAATGTACCCGAACAGCAAATAATTCAGAATTAACCAGTGAAATTAGCTATGCTTCCCTAGTAGCTGCCACGCCTGTGGGAATATTGCATACAAACCTAGAAGGGATTTGTACCTACGCCAACGATCGCTACTGTGAAATTATAGGCATTGAGCCAACCACACTGATGGGTCAGCCCTGGTATCAGGGATACAGTCCTGAAGATATGGAGCGAATCACCCAAGAATTTGAGCAATCTCTGCGTGAAAATCGACCGATGCGAATTGAGTACCGTATTCAACGTCCCGATGGCGCAGAGCGTTGGGTGTTTGGGCAATCGGTAATGGAGCGGGATGCGACGGGTCAACCGATCGGCTACGTGGGCACGATTACGGACATTAGCGATCGCAAACGCACTGAATTCCTACTAGAAAGTCAAAACACCATTCTCGAACAGATTGCCAAAGCAGAACCCATCAGAAGGATTCTGACAAATTTATTACGAGATATTGAAAGCTACATCTCTGGAAGCAGTTGCTCGATTATGCTTTGTCGAGATGGTTGGCTATGTGATACAGTCGCACCCAGTTTACCCCAGGAATATGTCGCCTCCATCGCCCAGATACCAATCGGCGATGGTAGCGGGACTTGCGGCACAGCAGCTTATCGACGGGAGATGGTAATTGCCAACGACATTGAGCAAGATCCCCTCTGGCAGGATTATAGGCATCTGGCATTACCACACGGCTTACGGGCTTCTTGGTCTGTGCCAATTTTGGGCAGCGACGAAAATTTATTAGGAGTCTTTGCAATTTATTATCGTCAGCCACAAGAACCATTATTCCTAGACATAGAAACGGTGGGCAAAGCTGCAAATCTTGCGGGTATTGCCATTGAGCGTGAACAAGCAACCCAAGCTCTGCAACATCTGAATGAGGAATTGGAAAGTCGGATTCAGCAACGCACCCAAGAGCTTCAGGAACGCGAGCAATTTTTGCAAACCGTGCTGGACACCTTCCCCCTATCCATTTTCTGGAAAGACCGCAATTCGGTCTATCTTGGCTGTAACCGTCATTTTTTGCGGGATGCCAATGTAACCAGTGTTGAGATGGTGATTGGTAAAACCGACTATGAAATGCCTTGGGGGGAAACGGAAGCTGAACTGTATCGCCAAGACGATCGCACGGTAATCAGCACTGAGACAGCCAAACTCGGCATCGTGGAACCGCAGTACCAAGCCGATGGACAACAAATTTGGTTAGAAACCAATAAGTTGCCATTACGCAATTTGCAGGGTGAAGTAGTTGGGGTACTGGGAACCTATCAGGATATTAGCGATCGCAAAAACATTGAGAAGCAGCTAATTCTCCAACAAAATCATCTAGAAGCCCTCCTGAATAATCTGCCCCACATTGCCTGGATCAAAGATGAACAAAGTCGGTTTATCGCAGTAAATCAACCCTTTGCTCAAGTTTGTGGCTCAACACCTGAAGCACTAGTGGGCAAAACCGACTATGACATTTGGCCCGCCGAACTGGCTCAAGGCTACCGAGATGATGATTTCCAAGTTCTCCAATCCCGCCAGCGCAAAGTGGTTGAAGAGCGAATTGCCCTAGCCGATGGTGAAATGGGCTGGTTAGAGACGACAAAGACACCGTTTCGGGATGCAGATGGTAATTTAGCAGGCACGGTGGGTATTGCAGCTGATATTACTAATCGCAAAACTGCCGAACTCGCCCTCATAGAAAGTGAGCGTCGCTATGCTAGTCTCGCCGCAGCTTCGCCTGTCGCTATTTACCGCATGGATGACCAACTAAATTGTACTTACGTCAACGAGTGTTGGAGTACAATGACCGGTAGACCAATGGAATCAGCTTTAGGGCGGGGATGGATTGAGGCGATCCACCCTGACGATCGCCCCAATCTCGCCCAAACCTGGGCTGAAGTTAATAAACAAGGACGACCCGATCAAATCACTTTAAACACTTGGACTGGTCGGCATTTGCGTCCTGATGGGACGATTAATTGGTTCTACGTTCAGACCGCCCGCGAATTTGACGATTCAGGTCATGTTATTGGTCATGTAGGCACTTTAACTGATATTACCGATCGCAAAATCGCCGAACTCGCCCTAGCAGAAAGTCAAGCCCAATTCCATCGCATGACTGAAAGCATACCGGGGATGATTTATCAGTACGTTCTTCATCCTGATGGAACAGATGAGTTGACCTATGTGAGTTCCCATATTCGACAAATCTTTGAAGTTGAACCCGAAGATGCGGTCTCAGATAGCACCCAAGTATGGGGTAAAATTCACCCTGATGACGTTCCTTGGCTGTGGGAGAAGATCCAAACCTGTGCAGAAAACCTAGAACCGTTCATCTGCGAATATCGTTTACTTTTACCACGGCACGGGCTGCGCTGGGTACACAATTCATCTAGTATCGAAAGACTGGATAATGGCGATGTGGTATGGGATGGGGTAGTCTTAGACTGTACCGAAAGTAAACAAGCCGAACAACAATTAAACTCCCTATCCGAACGGCTAGAACTTGCACTTAAAGGTGCAAAGGTCGGGATTTGGGAGTGGGATGTTATGGGCGATCGCCTCATTTGGGACGATCGCATGTACAGCCTCTATGGGATTGCACCAGAGGACTTTTCTGGACATTACGATGATTGGATCAAGCGGGTTCACCCAGACGACCGCAAACGGGTATTGATGGAGCAAGACCAGGCATTGAAGGGCGATCGCAATACTGATTCGGAATTTCGGGTGATTCATCCCGATGGCACGATTCGATTTCTCAGTTCCAGTGCCTTAGTGCAGAAAAATGATCGGGGCGAAATCCAGCGAGCGATCGGGCTAAATTTCGATATCACCGATCGTAAGCAAGCGGAAATCGAATTACAAAATAGTCAGTCCCAATTTCGCCGTCTCACAGAAAATGTCCCCGGCATAATTTATCAATTTGTTTTGCACCCCGATGGTCGGGATACTGTGACCTACATTAGCCCTCAAGTTGTCGAGATTGGTGAAGTTAGCGTCGAACTGGTGATGCAAGATTCAGCATACCTATGGGAGAAAATTCATCCCGATGATATCCCAATCATCCAAGCCAAAATCATGGAATCGGCTCAAAGCCTTAGCCCATTTTTATCTGAGCATAGACTGGTGACTTCCAGTGGACAAAAGTTTGTCAAGGTGATCTCCATGCCCTACCGCCAAGACGATGGAGCCGTGGTTTGGGATGGGATCATCGTTGATATTACCGATCGTAAAGCCGCTGAACTTCAACTGCAACAAACCAACGAAGAACTTATCCGTGCGACCCGCCTCAAAGACGAATTTCTTGCCAATATGAGCCATGAATTACGCACCCCTCTAAATGCGATTTTGGGTATGACGGAAGGACTTCAAGATCAAGTTTTTGGTGGGTTGAATGATCGCCAACTAAAAGCACTCAAAACCGTTGAAAAAAGCAGCAATCATCTGCTGGCACTAATTAACGACATCCTTGATGTCGCCAAAATTGAAGCAGGTCAAATCGGGCTAGATTGCCTAGCTACAAATATCACCAACCTTTGTCATTCCAGCCTTGCCTTTATCAAACAGCAAGCCTACAACAAACGCATTCAACTCGACTTAAAAATTCCTCCCCACCTGCCAGATATCAGTATCGACGAAAGGCGCATACGGCAAGTTTTAATTAATCTCCTCAACAATGCCGTAAAATTTACACCCGATGGCGGACAAATCACCTTGCAGGTTGACTATATCCAACAACAAATCAACACCGTTAGCGATCGCTATAGTGAAGGAGATACTTTAGAAATTAGTGTTATTGATACAGGTATTGGGATTGCGCCCGAAGATATCAATAAATTATTCCAGCCCTTTGTGCAAATCGATAGTTCCCTCAATCGTCGCTACGAGGGGACAGGATTAGGTTTAGCCCTAGTTAAGCAATTGGTTGAACTGCATGGTGGACAAGTCCATTTAACCAGTGAGGTTGGGGTGGGAAGTTGCTTTAGGGTTATTTTGCCTGCAAACCCGACGGCGATCGCTCCATCAAACACCACAACACAGGCAGAAATGCAGGAGAGCGATCGCATCAGTCTACCTGTAATTTTACTGGTGGAAGATAATGAAGCCAATATCAGTACAATTACGAGTTATTTAACTGCAAAAGGGTATCAAATATTTGTTGCTAATGATGGTCAGATGGCTCTTGATCTCCTTCAAGATGTCGATCCCGACTTGATTTTGATGGATATTCAAATGCCGGGAATGGACGGCATAGAAGCCATTCAGCAAATTCGTCAGCAGCCCAATTTCCAAAAAACTCCCATCATCGCCCTAACTGCTCTGGCGATGATGGGCGATCGGGATCGTTGTCTAGCCGCAGGAGCGGATGAATATCTGACCAAACCCGTCATTCTCAAGCAGTTGGCTGCTCAAATTAATCAGTGGATGAAAAATAATACCAATTTGAAAAAACAATGCGACAGATAG
- a CDS encoding filamentous hemagglutinin N-terminal domain-containing protein: MKVTWAGFSLISGVLACGIYSTSVNAQVIPDATLKTTVLENGNNFTITDGNRVGNNLFHSFSQFSIPSKGSAFFNNASDIQNIFSRVTGGSVSNIDGLIKANGSANLFLLNPSGIIFGQNASLNIGGSFVGTTAESLLFADGSKFSATNPVDSPLLTISVPVGLQIGSKSSSINVNGAKLAIPAKNTFALVGNNLTFDKSTITASDSRVELGSVAANNIVGLSTNTAGFNLDYNAVTQFQNMNFSNAAKIDASGKQGGAIVLQGQKITLSDSSTITSHTSGTSSGQGILVKASDSLEIIGRAALSNTGIAADSQVNATGRGGDITIEAPIVNILNGAQINTRTHGIGDSGNIAVKSTTVNVIGEAIHVPTRLRFSASTIASNTMNGSKGGGGNVTVDATQVNIRNGAELRSSARGTGDGGNIIVTAKNLNVTGETATNEPAFLTGMSTSIRENATGRGGDIILNVEKLEVLNGPGIRTGTYGEGISGDIIVNANEVTLAGSSSAGVSTRFFASTNGNYDVVTTKLISLGKGQGGNIFLNTAKLNLLDGGRISTSTETYGQAGNISIQANIINIAGVSQVPSGQLRYTLDATGPSGLSASSTGPGTAGSVYVTTQDLSLSDRGEIVVSGLGSGDAGNMLIQSNRINLDLASKLRSESNAVEGGNIDLQVRDVLLMRRGSFISAEAGGTGNGGNITINAPNIIGLENSDIIANAVKGRGGNIQIATQGIIGLEYRNLLNPIEVSSNDITASSKYNVNGTVQINNVGIDPNSGLIELPENVTDSSQQIVSGCSENQGSSFVATGRGGIPQNPSLDVRSDTSGGLYSLRTWSDIRDISAYRKTQPVQAKIPQTPETLVQATGWYRNAQGKIELVADKSSTPAQQLSCAAVSR, encoded by the coding sequence ATGAAAGTAACTTGGGCTGGATTTAGTTTAATTAGTGGAGTATTAGCCTGTGGGATTTACAGCACTTCGGTTAACGCTCAAGTAATTCCCGATGCAACTTTGAAAACAACCGTCTTAGAAAATGGTAACAACTTCACCATCACTGACGGGAATAGAGTTGGTAATAATTTATTTCACAGTTTCAGCCAATTTTCTATTCCCAGCAAAGGTTCTGCATTCTTCAACAACGCTTCAGATATACAGAATATTTTTAGTCGTGTGACTGGTGGTAGTGTTTCCAATATTGACGGTTTAATTAAGGCAAACGGTAGCGCAAATTTATTTTTGCTCAATCCCAGTGGAATTATATTTGGACAAAATGCCAGCTTAAATATTGGTGGTTCCTTTGTTGGCACTACTGCCGAAAGTTTATTATTTGCAGATGGTTCCAAGTTTAGTGCTACAAATCCAGTGGATTCACCTTTACTCACCATAAGTGTGCCAGTTGGCTTGCAAATTGGCAGTAAGTCTAGTTCCATTAACGTTAATGGTGCAAAATTAGCAATTCCAGCAAAAAATACATTTGCATTGGTGGGAAATAACTTAACTTTTGACAAGAGTACGATTACTGCTAGCGATAGCAGAGTTGAATTAGGGAGCGTCGCTGCAAATAATATTGTGGGGCTGTCTACAAACACTGCTGGATTTAACTTAGATTACAATGCGGTGACTCAGTTCCAAAATATGAACTTTAGTAACGCAGCTAAAATTGATGCAAGTGGAAAGCAAGGTGGTGCAATTGTTCTTCAAGGACAAAAAATAACCCTGTCTGATTCTTCAACTATCACTTCCCACACTTCAGGTACAAGTTCAGGACAAGGTATTCTAGTCAAAGCCTCAGATTCCCTTGAAATAATTGGTAGAGCAGCTCTTTCCAACACAGGCATTGCTGCTGACTCCCAAGTAAATGCTACAGGACGAGGTGGTGATATCACAATCGAAGCACCTATTGTCAATATTTTAAATGGTGCCCAAATTAACACCCGTACTCATGGAATTGGAGATTCGGGTAATATTGCCGTCAAGAGTACAACTGTTAATGTGATTGGGGAAGCAATCCATGTGCCTACAAGACTGCGATTTAGTGCAAGTACCATCGCATCGAATACGATGAATGGTTCCAAAGGTGGGGGTGGTAATGTCACAGTTGATGCCACACAAGTTAATATTCGTAATGGGGCTGAACTTCGCTCTAGTGCCAGAGGAACAGGTGATGGTGGTAATATCATCGTTACAGCAAAGAACTTAAATGTGACAGGTGAAACGGCAACAAATGAACCTGCTTTTTTGACAGGAATGAGTACTAGCATCCGTGAAAATGCAACAGGTAGGGGTGGAGATATTATTCTCAATGTCGAAAAACTAGAGGTATTGAATGGTCCTGGTATTCGGACTGGTACTTATGGTGAAGGTATTTCGGGGGATATCATCGTTAATGCTAACGAAGTAACATTAGCTGGGAGTTCTTCCGCAGGAGTTTCAACACGATTTTTTGCATCCACAAACGGTAACTATGATGTAGTTACGACCAAACTGATTAGTTTAGGTAAAGGACAAGGTGGTAATATTTTTCTGAATACTGCCAAGCTTAACTTACTGGACGGAGGGCGAATTTCGACTTCAACTGAAACCTACGGTCAAGCTGGAAATATTTCGATTCAAGCTAATATCATCAATATTGCAGGTGTAAGTCAAGTACCAAGTGGTCAACTGCGTTATACCCTTGATGCGACTGGTCCAAGTGGTTTGTCTGCCTCTTCTACAGGTCCTGGTACTGCGGGTTCAGTATATGTTACCACCCAGGATTTGAGTCTTAGCGATCGCGGCGAAATTGTAGTTAGCGGACTAGGTTCGGGAGATGCTGGTAATATGCTGATTCAAAGTAATCGTATCAATTTGGATCTAGCTAGTAAACTTCGTTCTGAAAGCAATGCAGTTGAAGGAGGCAATATTGATCTGCAAGTGCGTGATGTTTTGCTGATGCGTCGTGGCAGTTTCATCAGTGCAGAAGCGGGTGGTACTGGTAATGGTGGTAATATCACGATTAATGCGCCTAATATTATTGGTTTAGAAAATAGCGATATTATTGCCAATGCGGTGAAAGGTCGAGGTGGGAATATTCAAATTGCAACTCAGGGAATTATAGGTTTAGAATACCGTAACCTCCTCAATCCTATAGAAGTTTCTAGTAACGATATCACCGCTAGTTCCAAATATAATGTGAATGGAACGGTACAAATAAATAACGTTGGTATTGATCCCAACTCCGGGTTAATTGAACTGCCAGAAAATGTCACCGATTCGTCACAACAAATAGTTAGTGGTTGTTCTGAGAATCAAGGTAGTAGTTTTGTGGCAACGGGAAGGGGTGGAATCCCGCAAAATCCAAGTCTTGATGTGAGGAGCGATACCTCCGGTGGACTATATAGCCTACGCACTTGGTCGGATATCCGTGATATTTCTGCATATCGGAAAACACAACCAGTACAAGCCAAAATTCCCCAAACTCCAGAAACCCTTGTTCAAGCTACTGGTTGGTATCGTAATGCCCAAGGAAAAATTGAATTAGTTGCTGATAAATCTTCTACCCCAGCGCAACAATTAAGCTGTGCTGCGGTTTCCAGATAA